From a single Kitasatospora sp. NBC_00458 genomic region:
- a CDS encoding polyketide synthase — protein sequence MPQERAARDLSAVTDFLLSRFAESVDVPAGAVDRTAPMHRYGLDSLRSVTLAASLSEFLGWKVPATWMWQYPTVDGLARALVEGPRAAEPAPSPGRRAPSYEPVAIVGIGCRFPGGPDPSAFWRLLVEGGDAVGPVPAARRELLRDRVRWGGFIDGIDRFDPLFFGISPREAVQMDPQQRLILELSWEALEDAGIAPNSLIGSDTGVFMASCWGDYAALAHYRGPDVQITPHTATGMHDGIIANRVSYVLGLQGPSMAIDAACAGSLVSVHVGCQSIWLGESDLVLAGGVNLSFVSDYYTAMDAMGALAPDGRCKSFDARADGYVRGEGAGVVVLAPLSVALERDLPVYCLIKGSSSNNDGLSNGMTAPNPQAQEKMLRTAYQRAGIAPHLVDYVECHGSATPLGDPIEANAIGAVLGGGRTEPLRLGSVKSNVGHLEAAAGIVGLVKLAMSVRNGVLPPSLHYSAPNPQIMFDEYNLTVQDRLTPWPRRSDARRGGVSSFGFGGAICHVAVEELPRPESSLLLLAADSREALAERAAAARDGEDLRALCARTPGDGAFRLAATARDMPELRGLLDAFGSGATAPGLSVGETAGRRPRVAFLFSGNGSQWVGMGRQLLAGAPVFRRSLMRSDRRMRELLGFSPVDQLLAPDGRLDDMDVFQPLLFSLQVALAELWRSLGVEPDVVLGQSVGEFAASHVAGALDFEDASLLAAHHGRLLQQLAVGRGEGIVVMKAADEVRPYLTGGLTLSGRNGLNSTLVTGTPQEIDDLVRRLTDEDVTNHRVRMGHAPHSSLVDHVLAPLKAELAGIRPRTTRIPMISTVTGALVDGPELGPDYWADNLRREILMVDALTRLRDHDVDAVVELSPHPVLLKSVAEILPAATLPSMRRGADEAATLLGSLGALYTSGLPVAAHPFLAGDRGRHTAPGRGDTAPAGQLHLVPVTARTADALADTCRELSNHVERDPGLRVADLAYTLSARRSHHGHRIALFARDRQDVLDGLARVAAGQAHPDVLRGTVTGAADRRVALVFSGGGTQWVGMGRELLRSHAGFRTWMHACDAAVRAAGGCSVLDLLAAPADEARYEEMDFQQPVLFSLQVSLAKVWLGLGVQPTAVVGHSLGEVAAACVAGALSLDDAARVVVARSHLLERKAAAGAMISVDLPEAELLPRLAPYAAHAAVAVVNSPTSAAVSGSPEAVDALEADLRRDGVSVRRIRVERPVHSPGMDPLLQPLREGIDGITPLTPGIDFHSTALADAVNPVTDVDYWVHNLRNQVRFAGTIGALVDRGIGTFIEIGPHETLRGAVEEIALTRGARVHAVNSLRREESDVRCLLDAAASLYVRGLPLTFDTLFADDVEVVETPLVQWQKDRHWIDTEPGRAPSPAPAAEPAVGAVSATASTTTAAAAPVEQRPAEDLPAPERPVAEVVLAELADALGVPVGRFDADAGLRDFGLDSMLAIRLVNRMQSLFGHRVSPVVFLDGRSITEVVGHFVGLLGGPAAPAAPAPAPASAPAPAPTQAPAPVHATAPASAPAPAPDRTFLDELSELDAEELVEELDARGLLEATDAPASEQLRAGGHGLELAPASHGQASLWFMQMVAPDAVPYNFMVTARIRAAVDEKALERAVRAVLERHPALRTLFVEAGGRPYQVILDEPVYEFVAVDGSGLDDEQAREELARHGHEPLDLDFGPIVRIVLLTRGPADHYLLVLVHHIASDAASADVMIRELQEYYEGADPAGSAPAAPYTEFVAWERQWLAGPAAGAALDWWSAKLADPPARLDLSSKERPPGVTYEGRDLAFRWSAAETRLLREFAVREGVSVSTVVLAGFFATLNRAVGTEDSVLATAIAQRSEPGWESAIGYYLNTVLVRANPAAGRSFRDLLREVHAFSLGLLEHMNYPLDLLASQLKPPRSEGRSPWFDVVVNWLSSDAFPRSVKLFHGVGDTLSPGGALPLEPLQVRRHLAKFDLEISMADIDGEVAGHVQFKPSYLDRRTVTALLALYRTVLFDSIAQPDLALGDIAPTGLPEETDQ from the coding sequence ATGCCCCAAGAGCGCGCAGCGCGAGACCTGTCCGCCGTCACCGATTTCCTGCTCTCCCGCTTCGCCGAGTCGGTGGACGTGCCGGCGGGTGCCGTGGACCGCACGGCACCGATGCACCGGTACGGACTCGACTCGCTGAGGTCGGTGACCCTCGCGGCCTCGCTGTCGGAGTTCCTCGGCTGGAAGGTGCCGGCCACCTGGATGTGGCAGTACCCGACCGTCGACGGGCTGGCCCGCGCACTCGTCGAGGGCCCTCGTGCCGCGGAGCCCGCCCCGAGCCCCGGGCGCCGCGCCCCCTCGTACGAGCCGGTCGCGATCGTGGGCATCGGCTGCCGGTTCCCCGGGGGGCCGGACCCGTCCGCGTTCTGGCGGCTGCTGGTCGAGGGCGGCGACGCCGTCGGGCCGGTACCGGCCGCGCGGCGCGAGCTCCTGAGGGACCGGGTGCGCTGGGGCGGGTTCATCGACGGCATCGACCGCTTCGATCCGCTGTTCTTCGGCATCTCACCCCGCGAAGCCGTCCAGATGGACCCGCAGCAGCGGCTGATCCTGGAGCTGTCCTGGGAGGCCCTGGAGGACGCGGGCATCGCCCCGAACAGCCTCATCGGCAGCGACACCGGCGTGTTCATGGCCTCCTGTTGGGGCGACTACGCCGCCCTGGCGCACTACCGCGGCCCCGACGTGCAGATCACCCCGCACACCGCGACCGGCATGCACGACGGCATCATCGCCAACCGCGTCTCCTACGTCCTCGGCCTGCAGGGCCCGAGCATGGCCATCGACGCCGCCTGCGCCGGCTCGCTGGTCTCGGTGCACGTGGGCTGCCAGTCGATCTGGCTGGGCGAGAGCGACCTGGTGCTGGCCGGCGGCGTGAACCTGAGCTTCGTCTCCGACTACTACACCGCCATGGACGCCATGGGCGCGCTCGCCCCGGACGGCCGCTGCAAGTCGTTCGACGCCCGCGCGGACGGCTACGTGCGCGGCGAGGGCGCCGGCGTCGTCGTGCTCGCCCCGCTCAGCGTGGCGCTGGAGCGCGACCTCCCCGTGTACTGCCTGATCAAGGGCAGCTCCTCCAACAACGACGGCCTGAGCAACGGCATGACGGCGCCGAACCCCCAGGCGCAGGAGAAGATGCTCCGCACCGCGTACCAGCGGGCGGGCATCGCGCCCCACCTGGTGGACTACGTCGAGTGCCACGGTTCCGCGACGCCCCTCGGCGACCCGATCGAGGCCAACGCCATCGGCGCGGTCCTGGGCGGCGGCCGCACGGAGCCGCTGCGGCTCGGTTCCGTCAAGTCCAACGTCGGGCACCTGGAGGCGGCGGCCGGCATCGTCGGCCTGGTCAAGCTCGCGATGTCGGTGCGCAACGGCGTGCTGCCGCCGAGCCTGCACTACAGCGCGCCGAACCCGCAGATCATGTTCGACGAGTACAACCTCACCGTCCAGGACCGGTTGACGCCGTGGCCGCGCCGGTCCGACGCCCGCCGCGGAGGCGTCAGCTCGTTCGGGTTCGGCGGCGCGATCTGCCACGTCGCCGTCGAGGAACTGCCGCGCCCCGAGAGCTCGTTGCTCCTGCTGGCCGCCGACTCCCGGGAGGCGCTGGCCGAGCGGGCCGCGGCGGCGCGCGACGGCGAGGACCTGCGTGCGCTCTGCGCCCGCACACCCGGCGACGGCGCCTTCCGGCTCGCGGCCACCGCCCGCGACATGCCCGAACTCAGGGGCCTGCTCGACGCCTTCGGCAGCGGCGCGACCGCCCCCGGGCTGAGCGTCGGCGAGACGGCCGGGCGGCGGCCCCGGGTGGCCTTCCTGTTCTCGGGCAACGGCTCGCAGTGGGTCGGCATGGGCCGGCAACTGCTGGCCGGTGCACCGGTGTTCCGCCGTTCCCTGATGAGGTCCGACCGGCGGATGCGGGAGCTGCTGGGCTTCTCGCCCGTCGACCAGCTGCTGGCGCCCGACGGCCGGCTCGACGACATGGACGTCTTCCAGCCGCTGCTCTTCTCCCTCCAGGTCGCCCTGGCCGAGCTCTGGCGCTCCCTCGGGGTCGAACCGGACGTCGTCCTGGGGCAGAGCGTCGGCGAGTTCGCCGCCTCCCACGTCGCCGGTGCGCTCGACTTCGAGGACGCCTCCCTGCTGGCCGCCCACCACGGCCGGCTCCTCCAGCAGCTGGCCGTGGGACGCGGCGAGGGCATCGTGGTCATGAAGGCCGCGGACGAGGTCCGGCCGTACCTGACCGGCGGGCTCACCCTCTCCGGCCGCAACGGCCTGAACTCCACCCTGGTCACCGGCACCCCGCAGGAGATCGACGACCTCGTCCGGCGGCTGACCGACGAGGACGTCACCAACCACCGGGTGCGGATGGGCCACGCCCCGCACTCGTCGCTGGTCGACCACGTCCTCGCCCCGCTGAAGGCCGAACTCGCCGGTATCCGGCCCCGGACCACCCGCATCCCGATGATCTCGACGGTCACCGGCGCGCTCGTCGACGGCCCGGAACTCGGGCCCGACTACTGGGCGGACAACCTGCGCCGGGAGATCCTGATGGTCGACGCACTGACGCGGCTGCGCGACCACGACGTCGACGCGGTGGTCGAACTCAGCCCGCACCCCGTCCTGCTGAAGTCGGTGGCGGAGATCCTGCCGGCGGCCACCCTGCCCTCGATGCGGCGCGGCGCCGACGAGGCCGCGACCCTGCTCGGCTCGCTCGGCGCCCTGTACACCTCCGGACTCCCCGTCGCCGCCCACCCGTTCCTGGCGGGCGACCGGGGCCGCCACACCGCCCCGGGCCGCGGCGACACCGCGCCCGCCGGGCAGCTGCACCTGGTCCCCGTCACGGCCCGCACGGCGGACGCGCTGGCCGACACCTGCCGCGAGCTGTCCAACCACGTCGAACGCGATCCGGGCCTGCGGGTCGCCGACCTCGCCTACACCCTCTCCGCCCGGCGCAGCCACCACGGCCACCGGATCGCCCTGTTCGCCCGCGACCGGCAGGACGTCCTGGACGGCCTCGCCCGGGTCGCCGCCGGGCAGGCGCACCCCGACGTCCTCCGGGGCACGGTCACGGGCGCCGCCGACCGCCGGGTGGCCCTGGTCTTCTCCGGCGGCGGCACCCAGTGGGTCGGCATGGGCCGTGAACTCCTGCGCTCCCACGCCGGCTTCCGCACCTGGATGCACGCCTGCGACGCCGCCGTGCGCGCGGCCGGCGGCTGCTCGGTCCTCGACCTGCTCGCCGCCCCGGCCGACGAGGCCAGGTACGAGGAGATGGACTTCCAGCAGCCCGTGCTGTTCTCCCTCCAGGTGTCGCTGGCGAAGGTCTGGCTCGGGCTCGGCGTCCAGCCGACCGCCGTCGTCGGGCACAGCCTGGGCGAGGTCGCGGCCGCCTGCGTCGCCGGCGCGCTGTCACTGGACGACGCCGCCCGCGTCGTGGTCGCCCGGTCGCACCTGCTGGAGCGCAAGGCCGCCGCGGGCGCCATGATCTCGGTCGACCTGCCGGAGGCGGAGCTGCTGCCCCGGCTCGCCCCCTACGCCGCCCACGCGGCCGTCGCCGTGGTCAACAGCCCCACCAGCGCGGCGGTCTCCGGCTCGCCCGAGGCCGTCGACGCCCTGGAGGCCGACCTCAGGCGGGACGGCGTCTCGGTGCGCAGGATCCGGGTCGAACGGCCGGTGCACAGCCCCGGCATGGACCCGCTGCTCCAGCCGCTGCGCGAGGGCATCGACGGCATCACCCCGCTGACGCCCGGCATCGACTTCCACTCCACCGCGCTGGCCGACGCCGTGAACCCGGTCACCGACGTCGACTACTGGGTGCACAACCTGCGCAACCAGGTCCGGTTCGCCGGGACGATCGGCGCGCTGGTCGACCGGGGCATCGGCACGTTCATCGAGATCGGCCCGCACGAGACGCTGCGCGGCGCGGTCGAGGAGATCGCCCTGACCCGGGGCGCCCGGGTGCACGCGGTCAACTCCCTGCGGCGCGAGGAGAGCGACGTCCGCTGCCTGCTGGACGCCGCCGCCTCGCTGTACGTCAGGGGCCTCCCGCTGACCTTCGACACCCTGTTCGCCGACGACGTCGAGGTCGTGGAGACCCCGCTCGTCCAGTGGCAGAAGGACCGCCACTGGATCGACACCGAGCCCGGCCGGGCCCCCTCGCCGGCCCCGGCCGCCGAACCCGCCGTCGGTGCCGTGTCCGCGACCGCGTCCACCACCACGGCCGCGGCCGCCCCGGTGGAGCAGCGGCCGGCGGAGGACCTGCCGGCCCCGGAGCGGCCGGTGGCGGAGGTCGTCCTCGCCGAGCTCGCCGACGCGCTGGGCGTGCCGGTGGGCCGGTTCGACGCGGACGCCGGTCTGCGCGACTTCGGCCTCGACTCGATGCTGGCGATCCGCCTCGTCAACAGGATGCAGTCGCTGTTCGGGCACCGGGTGTCGCCGGTGGTGTTCCTGGACGGCCGGAGCATCACCGAGGTCGTCGGCCACTTCGTCGGACTCCTCGGCGGGCCTGCCGCGCCCGCGGCACCGGCACCGGCACCGGCCTCAGCACCGGCACCGGCACCGACCCAGGCGCCCGCCCCGGTCCACGCCACCGCACCCGCATCCGCGCCCGCGCCCGCACCGGACCGGACGTTCCTCGACGAGCTGTCCGAACTGGACGCCGAGGAACTGGTGGAGGAGCTGGACGCGCGCGGACTGCTGGAGGCCACCGACGCACCCGCGTCGGAGCAGCTGCGCGCCGGCGGCCACGGCCTCGAACTGGCACCGGCCTCGCACGGCCAGGCCTCGCTGTGGTTCATGCAGATGGTCGCGCCGGACGCCGTGCCCTACAACTTCATGGTGACGGCCCGGATCCGGGCCGCGGTCGACGAGAAGGCACTGGAACGCGCCGTGCGGGCCGTGCTGGAGCGGCACCCCGCCCTGCGCACCCTCTTCGTGGAGGCGGGCGGCAGGCCGTACCAGGTCATCCTGGACGAGCCGGTCTACGAGTTCGTCGCGGTGGACGGCTCCGGTCTGGACGACGAGCAGGCCCGCGAGGAGCTGGCCCGCCACGGCCACGAGCCGCTCGACCTGGACTTCGGGCCGATCGTGCGGATCGTCCTGCTGACGCGCGGTCCGGCCGACCACTACCTGCTGGTGCTCGTCCACCACATCGCCTCGGACGCGGCGTCGGCCGACGTCATGATCCGCGAACTCCAGGAGTACTACGAGGGCGCCGACCCCGCCGGCAGCGCGCCCGCCGCCCCGTACACGGAGTTCGTCGCCTGGGAGCGGCAGTGGCTGGCGGGGCCGGCGGCCGGCGCGGCCCTGGACTGGTGGTCGGCGAAGCTGGCCGACCCGCCCGCCCGCCTCGACCTCTCCAGCAAGGAGCGGCCTCCGGGCGTCACCTACGAGGGCCGCGACCTCGCGTTCCGCTGGAGCGCCGCGGAGACGCGCCTGCTGCGGGAGTTCGCGGTCCGCGAGGGCGTGTCGGTCAGCACCGTCGTCCTCGCCGGATTCTTCGCCACGCTCAACCGCGCGGTCGGCACCGAGGACTCGGTACTGGCCACCGCCATCGCCCAACGCTCCGAGCCCGGTTGGGAGTCCGCCATCGGCTACTACCTCAACACCGTGCTGGTCCGGGCCAACCCCGCCGCCGGGCGCAGCTTCCGCGACCTGCTCCGCGAGGTCCACGCCTTCTCGCTCGGCCTCCTGGAGCACATGAACTACCCGCTCGACCTGCTGGCGTCCCAGCTGAAGCCGCCGCGCTCCGAGGGCCGCTCCCCGTGGTTCGACGTCGTCGTGAACTGGCTGTCCTCGGACGCGTTCCCCCGGTCGGTCAAGCTCTTCCACGGCGTCGGCGACACGCTCTCGCCCGGCGGCGCCCTGCCCCTCGAACCGCTCCAGGTCCGCCGGCACCTCGCCAAGTTCGACCTGGAGATCTCGATGGCCGACATCGACGGCGAGGTGGCCGGCCACGTCCAGTTCAAACCGAGCTACCTGGACAGGCGGACCGTGACGGCACTGCTCGCGCTGTACCGCACGGTGCTCTTCGACTCGATCGCCCAACCCGACCTGGCCCTCGGCGACATCGCGCCGACCGGCCTTCCCGAGGAGACGGACCAGTGA
- a CDS encoding non-ribosomal peptide synthetase produces MTETLHSEFVAQAVKNPDATAVYSDAGVLTYGELNERSRVLAERLVADGAGPGVPVGICVERTPDLLVGILAALRSGSCYLPLDPNYPADRLTFMVQDSGTRLLLTTPASRAACPAGPTVVVLGEGVTTEPGARPVPVVPEDTAYVIYTSGSTGRPKGVAVRHAGVVAMLTEMDRVLEGCDLSGVSAASSVCFDMSVMEIFNALCRGGAVVLVESAVHLPESRYADRITHLNVVPSVMNGLLDAGALPPNVRSVVFGGEALRRKLADRTYRETGAERVFNAYGPTEGTVFCSFGPVPEDGTDEPTIGPPTTGDRVYVLDGELRPLPPGEAGELYLGGAGLAHGYVNRPRTTAERFVPDPFRSGERMYRTGDVVAFTEDGELRFLGRTDHQVKLRGYRIELEEVEARLTGCPEVREAAAAVRGNRLVGYVVPAGDGAPADGPRLDAALQSAVTGRLAVELPDYMVPATLVFLPALPLGPGGKLDRNALPEPPAAAGGPLTPASTPTEVALSEIWGQLLDLEPSGIDVQSAFYDLGGDSLLLIRLARLMTRRFDRRVRVPDLFSFRDISSLARWLDDESGATPEVVESARRRATARRAVLRGRGGGTTGR; encoded by the coding sequence GTGACCGAAACCCTGCACTCCGAGTTCGTCGCGCAAGCGGTCAAGAACCCCGACGCGACCGCGGTCTACTCCGACGCCGGCGTCCTGACCTACGGCGAACTGAACGAGCGGTCCCGGGTGCTGGCCGAGCGGCTCGTCGCCGACGGCGCGGGACCGGGCGTCCCGGTCGGCATCTGCGTCGAGCGCACCCCCGACCTGCTGGTCGGGATCCTGGCCGCCCTGCGCTCCGGCTCCTGCTACCTGCCGCTCGACCCGAACTACCCCGCCGACCGGCTGACCTTCATGGTCCAGGACAGCGGGACCCGCCTGCTGCTCACCACGCCCGCCTCCCGGGCCGCCTGCCCGGCCGGCCCGACCGTCGTCGTGCTCGGCGAGGGCGTGACGACCGAGCCCGGCGCGCGGCCCGTGCCGGTCGTGCCCGAGGACACCGCGTACGTCATCTACACCTCGGGCTCCACCGGCAGGCCCAAGGGCGTGGCCGTCCGGCACGCCGGCGTCGTGGCGATGCTCACCGAGATGGACCGGGTGCTGGAGGGCTGCGACCTGAGCGGGGTCTCGGCGGCCAGCTCGGTCTGCTTCGACATGTCCGTGATGGAGATCTTCAACGCACTGTGCCGCGGCGGCGCCGTCGTGCTCGTCGAGAGCGCGGTCCACCTGCCGGAGAGCCGGTACGCCGACCGGATCACCCACCTGAACGTGGTCCCGTCGGTGATGAACGGCCTGCTCGACGCCGGGGCCCTGCCCCCGAACGTGCGCTCGGTCGTGTTCGGCGGCGAGGCCCTGCGCCGCAAACTGGCCGACCGGACCTACCGGGAGACCGGCGCCGAGCGGGTGTTCAACGCCTACGGCCCCACCGAGGGGACCGTCTTCTGCTCGTTCGGCCCCGTCCCCGAGGACGGCACCGACGAGCCGACCATCGGGCCGCCGACCACCGGCGACCGGGTCTACGTGCTCGACGGGGAGCTGAGGCCGCTCCCACCCGGCGAGGCCGGCGAGCTCTACCTCGGCGGCGCCGGCCTCGCGCACGGCTACGTCAACCGGCCGCGCACCACGGCCGAGCGCTTCGTGCCCGACCCGTTCCGCAGCGGCGAGCGCATGTACCGCACCGGGGACGTCGTCGCGTTCACCGAGGACGGCGAGCTCCGGTTCCTCGGCCGCACCGACCACCAGGTGAAGCTGCGCGGCTACCGCATCGAGCTGGAGGAGGTCGAGGCCCGGCTGACCGGCTGCCCCGAGGTCCGGGAGGCCGCCGCCGCCGTCCGGGGCAACCGGCTCGTCGGCTACGTCGTGCCCGCGGGCGACGGGGCCCCGGCGGACGGCCCCCGGTTGGACGCCGCGCTGCAGAGCGCCGTCACCGGCAGGCTCGCCGTCGAACTGCCCGACTACATGGTGCCGGCGACGCTCGTGTTCCTGCCCGCCCTCCCGCTGGGGCCGGGCGGGAAGCTCGACCGCAACGCGCTGCCCGAGCCGCCGGCCGCCGCGGGCGGGCCCCTGACCCCCGCGAGCACGCCGACCGAGGTGGCCCTGTCGGAGATCTGGGGCCAGCTGCTCGACCTCGAACCGTCGGGCATCGACGTGCAGTCCGCCTTCTACGACCTCGGCGGTGACTCGCTGCTGCTCATCCGCCTCGCCCGGCTGATGACCCGCCGCTTCGACCGCCGGGTCCGCGTGCCCGACCTCTTCAGCTTCCGCGACATCTCCTCCCTCGCCCGCTGGCTCGACGACGAGAGCGGCGCCACGCCCGAAGTGGTCGAGTCGGCCCGCCGGCGCGCCACCGCCCGCCGTGCCGTGCTGCGCGGCCGCGGCGGCGGCACCACCGGCCGCTGA
- a CDS encoding beta-ketoacyl synthase N-terminal-like domain-containing protein — MTDNPEQDYDPGDVAVIGMSLRAPGARTKEQFWDNLVHGRESVSFLAKDDIHVDETLIHSPFYVRACGVLDTYDKFDPSVFGISDRMAAALTPENRLYLESAWEALEDGGYDPARLKAEVGMYGANNPQTAALYSSPPDRVSVGPEAIEASLAWSPDTMTSNALYYMGLIGEAVTVASVCAGFHYAVHLACQSLLLGQTDVAIAGGAMVRLPHPRGHLWEENRILSRDGHCRPFDANGTGTALSSGVVTLLLKPLGRAVADRDHVYALVKGSAVNNNGVSAMAYGLAQPERLSACIAAAMEVGGVTPDTVSMYEANGLGLPMTDELEVHAAGMAFGKQTATTSIGGVKGNVGHGGVVSGGFGAVKAALAIHHRTLPATINLTEVNPDLDFPGTPFVPQVEGASWEPEAGIRRAGITSIGGGGYNAHLLLEEAPAAARRAPEEEGRPRLATLSAMDDAALARQRARLKERLEADPGLRLDDVCFTLNLGRKVMGRRWAAVVRSRAELVAALSDDARGPVTTAAAPRTDPGAFTRTDDGIVPSGTDAQALADLAAAWVTGAQVDFDALHRGEAGHRVPLPTYPFQPRRFWRTDW, encoded by the coding sequence ATGACCGACAACCCCGAGCAGGACTACGACCCGGGCGACGTGGCCGTCATCGGCATGTCCCTGCGGGCACCCGGAGCCCGCACCAAGGAGCAGTTCTGGGACAACCTCGTCCACGGCAGGGAGTCCGTGTCCTTCCTGGCCAAGGACGACATCCACGTCGACGAGACCCTGATCCACAGCCCGTTCTACGTGCGGGCCTGCGGGGTGCTGGACACCTACGACAAGTTCGACCCGTCGGTGTTCGGCATCAGCGACCGGATGGCGGCCGCGCTCACCCCCGAGAACCGGCTGTACCTGGAGAGCGCGTGGGAGGCGCTGGAGGACGGCGGCTACGACCCGGCCCGGCTCAAGGCCGAGGTCGGCATGTACGGCGCCAACAACCCGCAGACCGCCGCGCTCTACAGCTCCCCGCCGGACCGGGTGTCGGTCGGCCCCGAGGCGATCGAGGCCAGCCTGGCCTGGTCGCCGGACACCATGACCTCCAACGCGCTCTACTACATGGGGCTGATCGGCGAGGCCGTCACCGTCGCCTCCGTCTGCGCGGGCTTCCACTACGCGGTGCACCTGGCCTGCCAGTCGCTGCTGCTCGGCCAGACCGACGTGGCGATCGCCGGCGGCGCGATGGTCCGCCTGCCGCACCCGCGCGGTCACCTGTGGGAGGAGAACCGCATCCTGTCCAGGGACGGCCACTGCCGCCCGTTCGACGCCAACGGCACCGGCACCGCGCTGTCCAGCGGTGTCGTCACCCTGCTGCTGAAGCCGCTGGGCCGGGCCGTCGCCGACCGCGACCACGTCTACGCCCTGGTCAAGGGCTCGGCCGTCAACAACAACGGCGTCAGCGCGATGGCGTACGGCCTGGCCCAGCCCGAGCGGCTGAGCGCGTGCATCGCCGCCGCCATGGAGGTGGGCGGCGTCACCCCGGACACGGTGTCCATGTACGAGGCCAACGGGCTCGGCCTGCCGATGACCGACGAGCTCGAAGTGCACGCGGCGGGCATGGCGTTCGGGAAGCAGACCGCGACCACCTCGATCGGCGGCGTCAAGGGCAACGTCGGCCACGGCGGCGTGGTGTCGGGCGGCTTCGGCGCGGTGAAGGCCGCACTGGCGATCCACCACCGGACCCTCCCGGCCACGATCAACCTGACCGAGGTCAACCCGGACCTCGACTTCCCCGGCACCCCCTTCGTCCCGCAGGTCGAGGGGGCGTCCTGGGAGCCGGAGGCCGGCATCCGCCGCGCGGGCATCACCTCGATCGGCGGCGGCGGCTACAACGCCCACCTGCTGCTGGAGGAGGCGCCCGCGGCCGCCCGGCGCGCCCCCGAGGAGGAGGGCCGGCCCCGGCTGGCCACCCTCTCCGCCATGGACGACGCCGCGCTGGCCCGTCAGCGCGCCCGGCTCAAGGAGCGGCTGGAGGCCGACCCCGGGCTCCGGCTGGACGACGTCTGCTTCACCCTCAACCTCGGCCGCAAGGTGATGGGGCGCCGCTGGGCGGCCGTGGTCCGCAGCCGCGCGGAGCTGGTCGCGGCACTGTCCGACGACGCCCGCGGCCCGGTCACCACCGCCGCCGCCCCGCGGACGGACCCCGGCGCCTTCACGCGCACCGACGACGGCATCGTGCCCTCCGGCACGGACGCGCAGGCGCTGGCCGACCTGGCCGCCGCCTGGGTGACCGGGGCGCAGGTGGACTTCGACGCCCTGCACCGCGGGGAGGCCGGCCACCGCGTGCCGCTGCCCACCTACCCGTTCCAGCCGCGCCGGTTCTGGCGCACGGACTGGTGA
- a CDS encoding cytochrome P450: MSMSTPALDTLDLGDPATFADHDLGGFWRTLRDTAPVHWNPPADGRRGFWVLTRHDDITATYRDNVNFTSERGNVLVTLLEGGDAAAGRMLAVTDGHRHHELRKILQRVLSPRVLDQVARTVRTNTRLWIREAVESGGCDFAEQIAGRIPMTTISNLLGVPEQDRDYLLSLTKAALSAEDEDVDEVDSEMARNEILMYFMDVVEERRESPGDDVISMLIGSSIDGVPLSDEDVVLNCYSLIIGGDETSRLTMIDCVHTIAARPEQWRRLKHGEVEVETAVDEVLRWASPTMHFGRSVVRETELHGVRLRPGEIVTLWHASGNRDERVFARPGEFDLGRTPNKHMAFGYGPHFCVGSYLAKVEIAELLKALRDFTTGFEQTEEALRIRSNFLTGFSTMPVRFAPDHSGLKEVDR, from the coding sequence GTGAGCATGAGCACACCGGCGCTGGACACCCTGGACCTGGGTGACCCGGCCACCTTCGCCGACCACGACCTCGGCGGGTTCTGGCGCACCCTGCGGGACACCGCGCCGGTGCACTGGAACCCGCCGGCCGACGGCCGCCGGGGGTTCTGGGTGCTCACCCGCCACGACGACATCACCGCCACCTACCGGGACAACGTGAACTTCACGTCCGAGCGCGGCAACGTGCTCGTCACGCTGCTGGAGGGCGGCGACGCCGCGGCCGGCCGGATGCTGGCCGTCACCGACGGGCACCGGCACCACGAGCTGCGCAAGATCCTCCAGCGGGTGCTCTCGCCGAGGGTCCTCGACCAGGTCGCGCGGACGGTCCGGACCAACACCCGGCTGTGGATCCGCGAGGCGGTCGAGTCCGGCGGCTGCGACTTCGCGGAGCAGATCGCCGGCCGGATCCCGATGACCACGATCTCGAACCTGCTCGGCGTCCCCGAGCAGGACCGGGACTACCTGCTCAGCCTCACCAAGGCCGCGCTGTCGGCCGAGGACGAGGACGTCGACGAGGTCGACTCCGAGATGGCCCGCAACGAGATCCTGATGTACTTCATGGACGTCGTCGAGGAGCGGCGCGAGTCCCCGGGCGACGACGTGATCAGCATGCTGATCGGCAGCTCCATCGACGGCGTGCCGCTCTCCGACGAGGACGTCGTGCTCAACTGCTACAGCCTGATCATCGGCGGCGACGAGACCAGCCGGCTGACGATGATCGACTGCGTCCACACGATCGCCGCCCGGCCGGAACAGTGGCGGCGGCTCAAGCACGGCGAGGTCGAGGTCGAGACCGCCGTGGACGAGGTGCTGCGCTGGGCGTCCCCCACGATGCACTTCGGGCGCAGCGTCGTCCGGGAGACCGAACTGCACGGCGTACGGCTGCGGCCGGGCGAGATCGTCACGCTCTGGCACGCCTCCGGCAACCGGGACGAACGGGTCTTCGCGCGGCCCGGGGAGTTCGACCTCGGCCGCACCCCGAACAAGCACATGGCCTTCGGCTACGGCCCGCACTTCTGCGTCGGCTCGTACCTGGCCAAGGTGGAGATCGCCGAACTGCTCAAGGCCCTGCGGGACTTCACCACCGGGTTCGAGCAGACCGAGGAGGCGCTGCGCATCCGGTCCAACTTCCTGACCGGGTTCTCCACGATGCCGGTGCGGTTCGCACCCGATCACTCCGGACTGAAAGAGGTCGACCGATGA
- a CDS encoding MbtH family protein, producing the protein MSGNPFDGGEGDWLVVANDAGQHALWRPHLDLPDGWRTVHSSADRDGALDYVEQHAATAAGTPAT; encoded by the coding sequence ATGAGCGGCAACCCCTTCGACGGCGGCGAGGGCGACTGGCTGGTCGTGGCGAACGACGCCGGGCAGCATGCGCTGTGGCGGCCCCACCTGGACCTGCCGGACGGCTGGCGGACCGTCCACTCCTCCGCCGACCGCGACGGCGCCCTCGACTACGTCGAGCAGCACGCCGCCACGGCGGCGGGAACGCCGGCGACCTGA